The proteins below come from a single Malus sylvestris chromosome 3, drMalSylv7.2, whole genome shotgun sequence genomic window:
- the LOC126616201 gene encoding peroxidase A2-like — protein MPPSYSARLYYKYVLAVLLILCASAGCGDAQLTPTFYDESCPNATSIVRGVIEEALQTDPRITASLTRLHFHDCFVNGCDGSILLDNSTNPNSTIDSEKTAVPNNNSARGFDVVDNIKTALENACPAVVSCADILAIAAEESVNLSGGPSWTVLLGRRDSLTANRTAANEALPAPTFTLDELEANFLAVGLNTTDLVALSGAHTFGRARCQTFTDRLYNFSGTGSPDPTLNSTYLETLSEICPLNGNGSVLTNLDPVTPDTFDANYFSNLQVEEGLLQSDQELFSTSGADTIDIVNNFSANQSAFFENFGESMIKMGNISPLTGTEGEIRLNCRRVNGESYGLTTTLVAEY, from the exons ATGCCTCCTTCTTATAGTGCTCGATTGTATTACAAATATGTTTTGGCAGTGTTACTAATCTTGTGTGCAAGTGCAGGATGTGGTGATGCTCAGTTGACTCCTACGTTTTATGATGAATCATGCCCGAATGCCACCAGCATTGTGCGTGGAGTCATTGAAGAGGCTCTGCAGACCGATCCCCGGATTACTGCCAGCCTCACTCGGCTTCACTTTCACGATTGCTTTGTCAAC GGTTGCGATGGATCAATTCTGCTGGACAACAGTACCAATCCTAACAGTACCATTGACAGCGAAAAAACAGCAGTGCCAAATAACAACTCGGCCAGAggatttgatgttgtggacaataTCAAGACTGCATTGGAGAATGCTTGTCCCGCCGTCGTTTCCTGTGCTGATATTCTCGCCATTGCTGCCGAAGAATCTGTTAATTTG TCTGGAGGTCCTTCATGGACAGTGCTATTAGGAAGAAGGGATAGCTTAACAGCTAATCGCACGGCTGCCAACGAAGCCCTTCCAGCTCCTACTTTTACACTTGACGAACTCGAGGCCAACTTCTTAGCTGTAGGCCTCAACACCACGGATCTGGTTGCACTATCTG GTGCTCACACATTTGGGCGTGCTAGATGTCAAACTTTCACCGATCGATTGTATAACTTCAGCGGCACAGGCAGTCCTGATCCGACCTTGAACTCAACCTACTTAGAAACATTGAGTGAGATATGCCCACTGAATGGGAATGGCAGTGTACTGACCAATTTGGATCCTGTAACGCCTGACACTTTTGATGCAAATTATTTCTCGAATCTTCAAGTTGAGGAAGGCTTGCTCCAAAGCGATCAAGAGCTGTTTTCAACTAGCGGGGCTGATACCATCGACATTGTTAACAACTTCAGCGCTAATCAGAGCGCATTCTTTGAGAATTTCGGGGAATCCATGATTAAAATGGGTAATATAAGCCCGTTGACCGGAACCGAGGGGGAGATTAGATTGAACTGCCGTAGAGTTAATGGAGAATCATATGGATTAACTACTACTTTGGTAGCTgagtattaa